One stretch of Pomacea canaliculata isolate SZHN2017 linkage group LG1, ASM307304v1, whole genome shotgun sequence DNA includes these proteins:
- the LOC112556166 gene encoding uncharacterized protein LOC112556166, with product MQPIPQAANGSSQTLREEEATPTTTATDHAIQHQHHQQRASEMGWTLGYLFYVGIILPTVVTLVLFVLFVLCWRRQSARKEILTKPYDPHGAMRRLGMTSQPPPPPVFVRTSASATESLGGEDNGGYDMSRSPSTETEATNVRSATFHSRLDSGLSEPSCDLLCIGGDVGVGLVHSQRDRPQSQASHSSTTDSEDSGFRSSRSGPYPPNGHLSQHEMPLLKPTRVNSISISTKGKMGYHRPVGTPSPDRATPPALQLSPTAWPHNYHQLSDPATVRGAALDLNDIGANLGWKYLQELSSPPVPKSAPSPVSAGPHRQLLTCHQTMTSAQVHQAQLEPDNRDVFGFSIV from the coding sequence ATGCAACCAATCCCTCAGGCAGCCAACGGGAGTTCACAGACGTTAAGAGAAGAAGAAGCGACACCCACCACTACCGCCACTGACCACGCCATCCAGCACCAGCATCATCAACAGCGTGCGAGCGAGATGGGCTGGACGCTCGGCTACTTGTTCTACGTGGGCATCATCCTGCCCACAGTCGTCACACTGGTTCTCTTCGTGCTGTTCGTGCTGTGCTGGCGACGCCAGAGTGCCCGCAAGGAGATACTGACCAAGCCCTACGATCCTCACGGCGCCATGCGCCGCCTAGGCATGACCAGCCAGCCCCCGCCTCCCCCAGTGTTTGTGAGGACCAGCGCCTCGGCCACGGAGAGCCTGGGCGGCGAAGACAACGGAGGGTACGACATGAGCCGCAGTCCCTCCACGGAGACGGAGGCCACCAACGTCCGCAGCGCCACCTTCCACAGCCGTCTGGACAGCGGTCTGTCGGAGCCGTCCTGCGACCTGCTGTGCATCGGCGGGGACGTGGGCGTCGGCCTGGTGCACTCTCAGCGCGACCGGCCGCAGTCGCAAGCTTCACATTCCTCCACCACGGACTCGGAGGACTCGGGATTCAGGAGTTCGCGGTCTGGACCGTACCCTCCGAACGGACATCTTAGTCAGCACGAGATGCCGCTGCTGAAGCCTACGCGGGTcaacagcatcagcatcagcaccaAAGGCAAGATGGGCTACCATAGACCCGTGGGCACGCCGTCACCCGACAGAGCCAcgccacccgccttgcagctgTCACCTACAGCGTGGCCGCACAACTACCACCAGCTCTCCGACCCCGCCACCGTCAGGGGCGCCGCGCTCGACCTCAACGACATCGGCGCCAACCTGGGCTGGAAGTACCTTCAAGAGCTGTCCTCCCCTCCCGTGCCCAAGTCCGCCCCCAGCCCCGTTAGTGCCGGCCCGCACAGACAGCTGCTGACGTGTCATCAAACGATGACGTCAGCGCAGGTGCATCAGGCTCAGCTGGAGCCGGACAATCGTGACGTCTTTGGCTTCTCCATCGTGTGA